In Plasmodium reichenowi strain SY57 chromosome 1, whole genome shotgun sequence, the following are encoded in one genomic region:
- a CDS encoding small ribosomal subunit assembling AARP2 protein — MDDKKKHHKKKKVGKKSKKKKINKNGNNKKYHKAFAFSGGIKSAHRRKQHLFELEEKKLRVQKVYKEGNKSSPLIVVIQGAKGVGKSTLLKSLIKYYVGITINDIKGPISIFTKNLKRYTFIEVNDDILHMIDVAKIADICILVIDGSYGIELETLEFLNILYTHGLPKVLGVVTHLDKFKDSKSIRKRKKKLNKRYSEELVEGSKLFFLSGIQNNRYNKTEIRNLCKFLSVIKKPIISWREQHGYILGLKLDVDDLLINNQITSQKKNLQSEHVHNENYVNHTSYDNDEENEKKLTNFLTNCDEKIKISIEGYVYGSKIYKNQKVHIPNIGDVEIDNIQILQEPFKLDEQKKNPNIYAPMSDVGNLTFDFDNMYIHIPKNKVNFTRDEFLLADQREETIPGDRSSEKNGNTLKDGEVGSDVDDNDDDVGDDNVDVGDDNVDVGDDNVDVGDDDDVDDDDDDDDNDDYDDDDNDDDDDNQNTDKSSHHNKQSNDNEKYITDSIKMIRELQKSNGVFSKQQKDNLILFNETNDNNGPSNIRRKAPSNVYISEKQKKKKQQDSYVNEKAEEYNKLESILYEKKNNDEEYYCANNVTISSDDDKEENDASFREFYRKYGLNADMSDDGGNNDVNIYNGQENEEKLKDTYDKLIDGGEDEDDYDDENDENDDDDENDDENENDDDDENDENDDDDENDDDDENENDDDDENDGDENNDDGDENDDDDENDDDNNNNNNNKELKHKNTLDPNKSKVSRMEAHDIADILSFDNKISLDTFIYDFSYINRKNNLLYFRGDVINVIKREERKLDESSHLQEYEEHFYFIKNMLSTDIVEDKKRVCYSFMNEDNYYYDKLDTFRSDEEDIFIFNNLSISVYDIVDSNIVDNFFSRYDKVYRMFFKNRKRGDMGINSEGDDNNNIDDNNSNSGDNNNHSDDNNNHSDDNNSNSDDNNINSDDNNMNSDGDNYLKDKDKGNIGNETDIKENLKKVKEEKLIEKEKYRETEKIGVLNSGYGSSVNIGEYVRIELNIEKKKLAILKNNLIICGGIQTYEEKDSLIHCRIKKHRWFPKLLRSNDPLIFSVGWRRYQSIPIYSISERNNVRLRYLKYTTEHMHCNCTFYGPLASVNSGILALYNYKKVPFYRICINGLIIETNNNLNIMKKLKLIGEPYKIFKNTAFVKNMFNSDLEVCKFLNCPVVTPSGIKGLIKNKINNNGDFRCTFADKIRMSDIVILKLYVNVKIKKFYYFDIENKIKSINELRYLYNIYVNHNNNYRSMPFRHFYHTKIQIKSKLLKDLPFKSKPKLFKKLQNHSNLNNKQQTNNINNKKTKTDQINFNALPNPKLAAKWYQMLHTIKKNILDQKKIKSQLSYHKKLKEKLKIQQAKSQVVKQRKKISYKKGRK; from the coding sequence GAAgagcaaaaaaaaaaagatcAACAAGAATGgaaacaataaaaaatatcataaaGCTTTTGCATTTAGTGGAGGTATAAAAAGTGCTCATAGAAGAAAACAACATTTATTTGAattagaagaaaaaaagttaAGAGTACAAAAAGTTTATAAAGAAGGTAATAAAAGTAGTCCTTTAATTGTAGTAATTCAAGGTGCTAAAGGTGTTGGTAAAAGTActttattaaaaagtttaataaaatattatgtaggaataacaataaatgatattaaAGGACCTATATCTATTTTTACAaagaatttaaaaagatatacatttatcgaagttaatgatgatatattacatatgaTAGATGTTGCAAAAATTGCTGATATATGTATACTTGTTATTGATGGAAGTTATGGTATAGAATTAGAAACTCTggaatttttaaatattttatatactcATGGACTTCCTAAAGTTTTAGGTGTTGTCACTCATTTAGATAAATTTAAAGATAGTAAAAGCATAcgaaaaagaaaaaaaaaactaaaTAAAAGGTACTCAGAAGAATTAGTCGAAGGATCCAAACTATTTTTTCTAAGCGgtatacaaaataatagatataataaaacagaaataagaaatttatgtaaatttttatCGGTAATCAAAAAACCCATAATTTCGTGGAGAGAACAACatggatatatattaggGTTGAAATTAGATGTAGACGAtcttttaattaataatcaaattacatctcaaaaaaaaaaccttCAAAGTGAACATGTTCACAATGAAAATTATGTGAATCACACATCttatgataatgatgaagaaaatgaaaaaaaacTCACCAACTTTTTAACAAATTgtgatgaaaaaattaaaatatctATTGAAGGATATGTTTATGGAAgtaaaatttataaaaatcaaaaagTACACATTCCTAATATTGGGGATGTTGAAATTGATAACATACAAATCTTACAGGAACCTTTTAAATTAgatgaacaaaaaaagaacCCAAATATTTATGCTCCTATGTCAGATGTGGGAAATCTAACATTTGATTTTGATAACATGTATATTCATATACCAAAGAATAAAGTTAATTTTACCAGAGACGAATTTTTGTTGGCTGACCAAAGAGAGGAAACAATTCCAGGGGATCGCAGCAGCGAAAAGAATGGTAATACATTGAAGGATGGTGAAGTAGGTAGTGATGTAGATGATAACGATGATGATGTAGGTGATGATAACGTTGATGTAGGTGATGATAACGTTGATGTAGGTGATGATAACGTTGATGTAGGTGATGATGATGACGttgatgatgatgatgatgatgatgataacGATGActatgatgatgatgataacGATGACGATGATGATAATCAGAATACTGATAAATCCTCCCATCATAATAAACAAAGTAATGACAATGAAAAATACATAACAGATAgcataaaaatgataagaGAATTACAAAAATCGAATGGTGTTTTTTCAAAACAACAAAAAGACAATTTGATTCTTTTTAATGAAACGAATGACAATAATGGCCCATCCAATATAAGGAGGAAAGCCCCATCGAATGTTTACATCAGTGAAAAAcagaaaaagaaaaaacagCAAGATAGTTATGTTAATGAAAAGGCagaagaatataataaattggAATCAATTctttatgaaaaaaaaaacaatgACGAAGAATATTATTGTGCAAATAATGTAACCATTTCTTCtgatgatgataaagaGGAAAATGATGCTTCCTTTAGAGAGTTTTACAGAAAGTATGGATTAAACGCTGATATGTCTGATGACGGGGGGAATAATgatgtaaatatatataatggtCAAGAAAACGAGGagaaattaaaagataCCTATGATAAGCTTATTGATGGGGGGGAAGACGAAGATGActatgatgatgaaaatgatgaaaatgacgatgatgatgaaaatgatgatgaaaatgaaaatgatgatgatgatgaaaatgatgaaaatgacgatgatgatgaaaatgacgatgatgatgaaaatgaaaatgatgatgatgatgaaaatgatggtgatgaaaataatgatgatggtgatgaaaatgatgatgatgatgaaaatgatgatgataataataataataataataataaagaattaaaacataaaaatacTTTGGATCCTAACAAATCCAAGGTGAGTCGAATGGAAGCACACGACATAGCAGACATTTTATCCTTTGATAACAAAATTAGTCTGGACACCTTTATATACGATTTTAGTTACATTAATCGAAAAAACAATTTACTATATTTTAGAGGGGATGttataaatgtaataaagCGAGAAGAAAGAAAATTAGATGAGTCATCCCATTTGCAAGAATATGAAGAacacttttattttataaaaaatatgttaagCACAGATATCGTTGAAGATAAGAAAAGAGTATGTTATAGTTTTATGAACGAggataattattattatgataagTTAGATACTTTTAGGAGTGATGAGGAAgacatttttatttttaataatttgtCTATATCTGTATATGATATAGTAGATAGCAATATAGTGGATAATTTCTTTTCACGTTACGATAAGGTGTATAGGATGTTTTTTAAGAATCGCAAGAGAGGAGATATGGGAATAAATAGCGAAGGAGAtgataataacaatattgatgataataatagtaatagtggtgataataacaaccatagtgatgataataacaaccatagtgatgataataatagtaatagtgatgataacaatattaatagtGATGATAACAATATGAATAGTGATGGTGATAATTACTTGAAAGATAAGGATAAAGGTAACATAGGTAACGAAACggatataaaagaaaactTAAAAAAGGTAAAAGAAGAGAAATTGattgaaaaagaaaaatatcGAGAAACTGAAAAAATCGGTGTTTTAAATAGTGGTTATGGTTCATCAGTAAATATAGGAGAATATGTACGTATTGAActaaatatagaaaaaaaaaagctagcaatattaaaaaataatttaataatatgtgGTGGTATACAAAcatatgaagaaaaagattCATTAATACATTGTAGAATAAAAAAGCATAGATGGTTTCCAAAATTATTAAGATCTAATGACccattaatattttcagTAGGATGGAGAAGATATCAAAGTATCCCTATATATTCAATAAGCGAAAGAAATAATGTAAGATTAagatatttaaaatatactACTGAACATATGCATTGCAATTGTACTTTTTATGGTCCATTGGCTAGTGTGAATAGTGGTATTTTAgctttatataattataagaaGGTTCCTTTTTATcgtatatgtataaatggtttaataatagaaacaaataataatttaaatattatgaagaaattaaaattaatagGGGAAccatataaaatatttaaaaatacagcttttgttaaaaatatgtttaacTCTGATTTAGAAGTATGTAAATTTCTTAATTGTCCTGTTGTAACTCCTAGTGGTATTAAAGgattaattaaaaataaaataaataataatggtGATTTCAGATGTACTTTTGCAGATAAAATCAGAATGAGTGATATTGTTATActaaaattatatgtaaatgttaaaataaagaaattttattatttcgatattgaaaataaaattaaatcCATAAATGAACTCagatatttatataatatttatgttaatcataataataattatagaTCTATGCCATTCAGACATTTCTATCATACCAAAATTCAAATCAaatcaaaattattaaaagatttACCTTTCAAATCAAAACCTaaattattcaaaaaattacaaaatcATTCCAATTTAAACAACAAACaacaaacaaataatattaataacaaaaaaacaaaaacagATCAAATCAATTTTAATGCTCTACCAAATCCAAAACTTGCTGCAAAATGGTACCAAATGTTACAcacaattaaaaaaaatatactagaccaaaaaaaaatcaaatcACAATTATCTTATCACAAAAAGTTAAaggaaaaattaaaaatacaacAAGCAAAGAGTCAAGTCGTAAAAcaaaggaaaaaaatttcataCAAAAAGGgaagaaaataa